A single window of Pontibacillus chungwhensis DNA harbors:
- a CDS encoding S41 family peptidase, which produces MEFLHIFNEIVDIAHRDYAGWKDKQGFDDPEPFRKVLQKSNLSKEEFGELVQDYLLAFNDHHFYFTAEGESAWDRGFRVRRYEDRLYVTEVKEDDRLQVGQAIISVNRIPIPELVQSHSLELREKGAERERWKRLLEKYRTIEVEDKQGAIYSIEMKRHKKRPYQPTHSLEVLNEETLLMKLTDFITPEPINDLIQENESLLNTYPNLILDLRNNGGGSDSAFYRLAPYLFPEGRTAITPEEGDYMWYNCTHENAERVFKEYKDFRQQTDDPQWLEVLSLVESEWKKHKGEGFVRFDLSALEETFVIEGFVNPKQIVLLTDISTISSAESIVDVAKHSEIITTMGRSTLGVNDYANLITASWGDQFHLSIPTTKLSRVDQGIGMNGVGIEPDIHIPWSPAHLERDVDVEEALSYFKSMKENERR; this is translated from the coding sequence ATGGAGTTTTTACATATTTTCAATGAAATCGTCGATATCGCCCATCGTGACTATGCAGGATGGAAAGACAAACAAGGCTTTGATGACCCAGAGCCATTCCGAAAAGTCTTGCAGAAATCAAACTTGAGCAAAGAAGAGTTCGGAGAATTAGTCCAAGACTACTTACTAGCCTTTAACGACCATCATTTCTACTTTACTGCAGAAGGAGAAAGCGCCTGGGATCGTGGCTTCCGTGTCAGAAGGTATGAAGACCGCTTATACGTAACGGAAGTTAAAGAGGATGACCGTTTACAAGTAGGCCAAGCCATCATCTCCGTTAACCGTATTCCAATACCAGAGCTCGTTCAATCTCATTCACTTGAACTTCGTGAGAAAGGAGCAGAACGGGAACGATGGAAACGCCTGTTAGAGAAATACCGAACGATTGAAGTAGAAGACAAGCAGGGAGCGATTTATAGTATCGAGATGAAGCGTCATAAGAAAAGACCTTATCAGCCCACGCATTCCTTAGAGGTACTCAATGAAGAGACTCTTTTGATGAAGCTGACGGACTTTATCACTCCAGAACCCATCAATGATCTGATTCAAGAAAATGAATCTCTCTTAAACACCTACCCGAACTTAATCTTAGATCTCAGGAATAACGGGGGAGGTAGTGACTCAGCCTTTTACAGACTTGCGCCTTACTTATTCCCTGAAGGAAGAACAGCAATTACCCCAGAAGAGGGTGACTACATGTGGTATAACTGTACCCATGAGAATGCAGAGCGGGTTTTTAAGGAGTATAAAGATTTCCGTCAACAAACTGATGACCCTCAGTGGCTTGAAGTCTTATCATTGGTAGAAAGCGAATGGAAGAAGCATAAAGGGGAAGGGTTTGTTCGGTTTGATTTATCGGCTCTTGAAGAAACGTTTGTGATAGAAGGGTTCGTAAATCCGAAGCAGATTGTTCTGTTAACCGATATCTCAACGATCAGTTCAGCCGAATCTATTGTTGATGTGGCGAAACATTCCGAAATCATCACTACGATGGGGAGAAGTACCCTTGGTGTGAATGACTATGCGAACTTGATTACAGCGTCATGGGGAGACCAATTCCACCTCTCGATCCCGACGACGAAGCTTTCTAGGGTGGACCAGGGAATAGGGATGAACGGGGTAGGCATTGAGCCTGATATTCATATTCCTTGGTCGCCTGCTCATTTGGAACGAGATGTTGATGTTGAAGAAGCGTTGAGCTATTTTAAGAGCATGAAGGAAAACGAAAGAAGGTAA
- a CDS encoding FtsW/RodA/SpoVE family cell cycle protein: MNEENQNHFDIYLLLAIFSLMAVSCVTLVNTGLGTSFFLKQLVWFVLSLIIVAVICFSDFYQIRKITPYLYGAGLLALVGVIVAPESIAPMRNGAKSWFVIQDRISIQPSEFMKVFLILMLAVTIARHAEKHAVGLVPMDLFLLCKLALVATFPIGLTLLQNDFGTSLVMLVILASLVFVSGISWKIIIPIVTTAVLIVAALVGIFLYNAKLLLIFLDEYQLNRIYSWLDPSGNAADIGYQLKQSLLTVGSGMLFGNEEGVPVPEVETDFIFSLVAGRYGYIGGSLLIMLYFVVIFRIVRISIYNAEHPFESLLCVGVIGWLSFHVFQNVGMVIGLLPITGIPLPLLSYGGSSVLAMMIGLGLVLNVSLKTKDFMFSD, translated from the coding sequence GTGAATGAAGAAAATCAGAATCATTTCGATATCTATTTGTTGCTAGCCATTTTTTCTTTAATGGCTGTAAGTTGCGTGACCCTCGTCAACACAGGATTAGGAACATCTTTCTTCTTGAAGCAACTTGTTTGGTTTGTTTTGAGCTTAATCATTGTAGCAGTCATCTGTTTCAGTGATTTCTACCAAATTCGAAAAATAACTCCATATTTGTATGGAGCGGGGCTTCTCGCGTTAGTAGGGGTCATCGTAGCACCAGAATCCATCGCACCTATGCGAAATGGAGCAAAATCCTGGTTTGTTATCCAAGACCGAATCTCGATTCAACCCTCTGAGTTTATGAAAGTATTTTTGATCTTGATGCTTGCCGTAACCATCGCAAGGCATGCGGAGAAACATGCGGTTGGCTTAGTACCGATGGATTTGTTTCTATTGTGTAAGCTAGCCCTTGTAGCAACTTTTCCTATAGGCCTAACCCTTTTGCAAAATGACTTCGGTACCTCACTGGTTATGCTTGTCATTTTAGCTAGTCTCGTATTTGTATCAGGGATCAGCTGGAAGATTATTATTCCAATTGTCACAACAGCTGTTCTGATCGTAGCAGCTCTTGTAGGCATCTTCCTATACAATGCAAAGCTATTGTTAATCTTTCTCGATGAGTATCAATTAAATCGAATCTACTCCTGGCTTGATCCGTCAGGAAACGCTGCAGACATTGGCTACCAGCTAAAGCAATCGCTCCTAACAGTAGGCTCTGGAATGCTATTTGGAAATGAAGAAGGAGTCCCAGTGCCAGAAGTAGAAACTGACTTTATCTTCTCGCTCGTTGCTGGAAGATACGGATATATCGGTGGAAGCTTACTGATCATGCTGTACTTCGTAGTCATCTTTCGCATCGTACGCATCTCCATCTACAACGCAGAACATCCTTTCGAATCCTTACTATGCGTTGGCGTAATCGGCTGGCTCTCCTTCCACGTATTCCAAAACGTAGGGATGGTCATCGGCCTCCTCCCCATCACAGGAATCCCATTACCCCTACTAAGCTACGGAGGAAGCTCTGTCCTAGCCATGATGATCGGACTAGGGTTGGTTTTAAATGTGTCCCTTAAGACGAAGGATTTTATGTTTTCAGATTAA
- a CDS encoding M20 peptidase aminoacylase family protein — protein MDQQIEKQIRQNFEHLHENGEVSWEEYKTTKYIEEILESYGCETETFQECPGVVGKYGNFDGTVPVVALRADIDALWQEVNGTPCANHSCGHDSHMAMVLGVLYVLHSLKDIKNQVAVKFIFQPAEEKAAGALKMVELGVIEEVDYLFGVHLRPGAEVADGFATPMIGHGATKLMEIEIDGEDAHGARPHLTHNAVNVGTQLVQAINQIRMNPSVPHSVKVTKFHAGGPNTNIIPGKASLSLDLRAQTNEVMEELEEQVDHIFKTIEFQYGTKITVGAINQIAAARTNDEAITVMKGAIESELGEAYTLEPTVTPGGDDFHFYTIKKPELKATMLGLGCDLKPGLHHPQMTFNQDRMLDGTKILTQAVLGVYDIRAELSKLTN, from the coding sequence ATGGACCAGCAAATTGAGAAACAGATCAGACAAAACTTTGAACACTTACACGAAAACGGGGAGGTTAGCTGGGAGGAATATAAAACGACAAAATATATTGAAGAAATATTAGAGAGTTATGGATGTGAAACAGAGACCTTCCAAGAGTGTCCTGGTGTTGTAGGGAAGTATGGAAATTTTGATGGGACGGTTCCTGTTGTCGCATTAAGAGCAGATATCGATGCGTTATGGCAAGAGGTAAATGGGACGCCGTGTGCGAACCATTCTTGTGGGCATGACTCCCATATGGCGATGGTGCTTGGTGTTCTGTATGTTTTACATAGTTTAAAAGACATTAAAAATCAGGTAGCGGTCAAGTTTATCTTTCAACCTGCTGAAGAGAAGGCAGCTGGTGCGTTAAAAATGGTCGAGCTTGGTGTGATAGAAGAGGTTGATTATTTATTTGGTGTTCATTTACGACCTGGAGCGGAAGTGGCCGATGGATTCGCGACTCCGATGATCGGGCACGGTGCGACAAAGCTGATGGAGATCGAAATTGACGGAGAGGACGCACACGGGGCCAGACCACATTTAACACATAATGCGGTTAATGTAGGAACGCAGCTTGTTCAAGCTATTAATCAAATCCGCATGAATCCAAGCGTCCCCCATTCTGTAAAAGTGACCAAATTTCATGCCGGAGGGCCGAATACAAATATCATACCAGGTAAAGCATCCCTTTCCCTTGACTTAAGAGCCCAGACAAATGAGGTTATGGAAGAGTTAGAGGAACAAGTCGATCACATTTTTAAAACGATTGAGTTTCAGTATGGTACGAAGATAACCGTAGGTGCGATCAACCAGATTGCAGCCGCCAGAACAAATGACGAGGCTATTACAGTTATGAAAGGTGCCATTGAATCGGAGCTAGGTGAAGCGTACACGCTTGAACCAACCGTAACTCCAGGAGGAGACGATTTCCACTTCTATACGATTAAGAAGCCAGAATTGAAAGCCACGATGTTAGGCCTAGGCTGTGACTTGAAGCCTGGGCTTCATCATCCTCAAATGACGTTTAATCAAGACCGTATGCTGGATGGAACGAAGATTCTGACACAAGCCGTATTAGGGGTATATGACATTCGGGCGGAGCTCTCTAAGCTTACAAACTAA
- a CDS encoding DoxX family protein: protein MDEKIGWGLFLGRLVLGVIMVAHGCQKLGHMEDAVQLFHRMGQPAWLAYVTAIIETGGGLLLVVGLFVVPAAMLLGLTMIGAIVLVHLPQGLIGGFEFPLALLGISMILAMTGSDKLSLAEIFKNRKET, encoded by the coding sequence ATGGATGAGAAAATAGGGTGGGGTCTTTTCCTTGGGAGGTTGGTGCTTGGCGTTATTATGGTCGCTCACGGTTGCCAGAAGCTCGGACATATGGAGGATGCTGTTCAACTATTTCATAGAATGGGGCAACCTGCTTGGTTAGCTTATGTGACGGCGATTATTGAGACGGGAGGAGGACTTTTACTAGTTGTGGGACTATTTGTTGTGCCAGCTGCTATGCTACTTGGACTGACTATGATCGGAGCGATCGTGCTCGTACATCTTCCTCAAGGGTTAATCGGAGGTTTCGAATTCCCGCTTGCACTATTAGGAATCTCGATGATTTTGGCTATGACGGGGAGTGATAAATTATCTTTGGCAGAGATATTCAAAAATAGAAAAGAGACGTAA
- a CDS encoding TetR/AcrR family transcriptional regulator → MEQKEENKKKIAEKSLEAFKDHGYHGTSMNIISSYTGLSKGGVYAYFYSKEDLFIFILEYILNQKPYYLSQVNHEQSAYSQLLEQWKSIIFSWEKLDYVSTKLTFEFWLESSKKPEYREKLLESYSVTEQYFTDIIDLGKRNNEFDPQVDSNTMAQIFWSYVDGQVQFWVARNYQPTLGELNRLYNQLKLLVKGMRAHD, encoded by the coding sequence ATGGAACAAAAAGAAGAAAACAAAAAGAAAATCGCTGAAAAATCATTAGAGGCTTTTAAAGATCATGGGTATCACGGGACATCAATGAATATCATTTCATCTTATACAGGGTTAAGTAAGGGCGGGGTCTATGCATACTTTTACAGTAAAGAAGACCTTTTTATTTTCATTCTCGAATATATCCTTAACCAAAAACCATACTACTTAAGTCAAGTGAACCATGAGCAAAGTGCATACAGCCAACTTTTAGAACAGTGGAAAAGCATCATTTTCTCATGGGAAAAGCTAGACTATGTATCCACTAAACTTACGTTTGAGTTTTGGCTTGAATCGAGTAAAAAACCTGAATACAGAGAAAAATTACTAGAAAGTTATTCGGTAACAGAACAATATTTCACGGACATTATTGACCTTGGCAAACGGAATAATGAGTTTGACCCTCAAGTTGACTCTAATACGATGGCACAAATTTTCTGGTCCTATGTGGATGGACAAGTGCAGTTTTGGGTTGCGAGGAATTACCAGCCAACGCTTGGAGAATTAAATCGGCTATATAATCAATTGAAACTATTAGTAAAGGGGATGAGGGCTCATGATTAA
- a CDS encoding MFS transporter, whose translation MIKNAAFVQLLKISNFRSFWFLQVFTLLAMQFYFISLSWITLDVTDSTMILGGLLTITAVPRLILVPLGGVLFDRISPKKLLITNISILVGSTTIFTILLFFLPIHTWMLVLFSIFFGISSALFLPTSFALIPKLVPNDYLQPANSFSQLSMQLSNTFGPALAGTLISAFGVPTVYATMTLFFSISLLCSFLLTNLSPQKNDENTLHDSKLSLINLTKDVVDGFKIINKNKLLLMLVVISALLNLSIIGPQQIGLPYIAKQIPDGGAEHLGFLMSSLGLGTLIGVFIIGFFKDLKSKGISTMVIAIFLGVFWSFVGFTPEYLYITSLFLFLSGICVGMLNVLSVTLIQVHAPPQALGRVMSLQLLGSTGIQPITFLAVGWLLGIISPALLFLYCGIILVATAGISLMFREIRNPSSENTMVNEVEVNEDVTIITVLNELEDIKDNVDNSAYDQKVAAAIKTCQETVASSYFGKEYDWKQHIKC comes from the coding sequence ATGATTAAGAATGCTGCTTTTGTTCAGTTATTAAAGATCTCTAACTTCAGAAGCTTTTGGTTCCTCCAAGTTTTCACCTTACTTGCTATGCAATTTTACTTTATATCCTTATCTTGGATTACATTAGACGTAACAGATTCCACAATGATTTTAGGTGGATTATTAACGATTACTGCTGTCCCCCGCTTAATATTAGTTCCTTTAGGTGGTGTTTTGTTCGATCGCATAAGTCCTAAAAAATTACTCATTACAAACATCTCCATATTAGTGGGAAGTACAACCATCTTTACGATCCTTTTGTTCTTTTTACCTATACATACATGGATGCTAGTATTATTTTCTATATTCTTCGGTATATCATCAGCCCTGTTTCTCCCTACTTCTTTTGCATTAATTCCTAAACTAGTACCCAACGATTACTTACAACCAGCGAACTCTTTTTCCCAATTAAGCATGCAATTGTCGAATACTTTTGGCCCCGCTTTAGCCGGTACGCTCATTTCAGCTTTTGGGGTCCCAACTGTGTATGCGACTATGACACTATTTTTTAGTATAAGTTTATTGTGTAGTTTTCTCTTAACTAATCTCTCTCCCCAGAAGAACGATGAAAACACTCTTCATGATTCAAAGTTAAGTCTAATAAATCTGACCAAAGATGTCGTAGATGGCTTTAAAATTATAAACAAAAACAAATTGTTACTCATGCTTGTCGTTATTTCTGCTCTATTAAATTTAAGCATAATAGGACCTCAGCAAATAGGCTTACCGTATATTGCTAAACAAATTCCAGATGGAGGCGCGGAACACCTTGGCTTCTTAATGTCTTCTCTAGGATTAGGAACATTAATAGGAGTATTTATTATAGGGTTTTTCAAGGATTTGAAATCAAAAGGGATTTCGACGATGGTAATCGCAATATTCCTAGGAGTTTTCTGGTCGTTTGTAGGCTTTACTCCAGAATATTTATACATCACTTCCCTCTTCTTATTCTTAAGTGGAATATGTGTGGGCATGCTTAACGTCCTATCCGTTACGTTAATACAAGTCCACGCTCCTCCCCAAGCACTTGGAAGAGTCATGAGTCTCCAACTTTTAGGTTCAACAGGGATTCAACCTATTACGTTTCTTGCGGTAGGTTGGCTGTTAGGGATCATATCACCCGCTCTTTTATTTCTTTACTGCGGAATAATTCTTGTAGCAACAGCAGGGATCAGTTTAATGTTTAGAGAGATTCGTAATCCTTCTAGTGAAAATACGATGGTAAACGAGGTTGAGGTAAATGAAGATGTAACTATCATTACTGTTTTAAATGAACTTGAAGACATTAAAGATAATGTGGATAATTCTGCCTACGACCAAAAAGTTGCTGCGGCAATCAAGACATGCCAGGAAACCGTAGCCAGCTCTTATTTTGGGAAAGAGTATGATTGGAAACAACACATTAAGTGCTAA
- a CDS encoding ASCH domain-containing protein, with product MSQDSMKEIWDRYKKDNPEAPESYEAWAFGDSKEMADELAELVVKGTKTATASNYMAYEESEPLPYVGLHNIILDGDGRAVAIVETTSVKIVPFNEVTAEHAYLEGEGDRSLEFWRKEHERFFRKELEEIDQVFHDQIPVVCERFRLLK from the coding sequence ATGAGTCAGGATTCCATGAAAGAAATATGGGATCGTTATAAGAAGGACAACCCAGAAGCACCAGAGAGCTATGAGGCCTGGGCATTTGGCGACTCAAAGGAGATGGCAGATGAACTAGCTGAATTGGTCGTAAAGGGTACCAAGACAGCAACAGCTTCAAATTATATGGCTTATGAAGAATCTGAACCGTTACCCTATGTTGGTCTTCACAATATCATTCTTGATGGAGATGGAAGAGCTGTAGCGATTGTTGAAACGACTTCTGTTAAGATTGTTCCTTTTAATGAAGTAACGGCAGAACACGCTTATTTAGAAGGGGAAGGTGACCGAAGTTTGGAGTTTTGGCGTAAGGAGCATGAGCGGTTTTTCAGGAAGGAATTAGAAGAAATCGATCAAGTATTTCATGATCAAATCCCTGTTGTATGTGAGAGATTTAGGTTGCTTAAATGA
- the abc-f gene encoding ribosomal protection-like ABC-F family protein, producing the protein MFVTMKDIKKIVSGDLLFEGIDFEIHEGDKVGLVGRNGTGKSTLFKLISGIDQPDGGERFVKKQATIGYLEQVPGFKDGTVQEYLKDSFTELLALEKRMVELEEMMKHPEQLEKVMEQYGILQEQYARLGGYELQSTIERVTHGLGLDGFLDASFESLSGGEQTKVGLARLLLQQPDVLLLDEPTNHLDLEAIEWLEGYIQEYKGAIWIISHDRTFLDHTVTRIMDLEQGELLQYEGNFSSFVNQKEEYLLAEFKAYQEQQKKIKKMKEGIKRLRQWANEANPPSEKLFRKAKSMEKALEKMEKKEKPLLDGKRMGLSLEANERSGNDVLVADAVRKQYVDRHVLAGVSLHLRYQERVAIVGRNGSGKTTLLRLLMEQETPDHGSVKVGSGIRLGYLPQHPLKEVDGNLRMIDYFRDQISVAEGQARHILAGFMFFGYAVFRKIGQLSGGEQMRVKLAIFMHQGVNLLVLDEPTNHLDIESQEVLEDALHHFNGTVLAVSHDRYFLNRCFDECAFLEEGKLYRFHRSFDEARVKHEEKRFGKEMDKKQKKPRRTQEKKANATTDFESIIESLENELTALTEKMAASEDVEVLMELQQEKQTLESTIEEKYEEWLGS; encoded by the coding sequence ATGTTCGTAACAATGAAAGATATCAAGAAGATTGTAAGTGGAGATCTATTATTTGAAGGGATAGACTTTGAAATTCATGAAGGAGATAAAGTAGGCCTTGTTGGGCGTAATGGAACAGGGAAATCAACGCTCTTTAAACTGATTTCCGGAATCGATCAGCCAGATGGTGGAGAGCGCTTTGTTAAGAAGCAGGCTACAATTGGTTATTTGGAACAAGTGCCAGGTTTTAAGGATGGCACGGTACAGGAGTATTTGAAAGATAGCTTTACGGAGTTACTCGCTTTAGAGAAAAGGATGGTTGAACTTGAGGAAATGATGAAGCATCCAGAACAATTGGAGAAAGTCATGGAACAATATGGTATCCTCCAAGAACAATACGCTCGCTTGGGAGGATATGAGCTTCAGTCCACAATTGAGAGAGTCACTCATGGGCTTGGACTAGATGGGTTCTTAGATGCTTCTTTTGAAAGCTTAAGCGGGGGCGAACAAACAAAGGTTGGGTTAGCCCGCCTCTTATTGCAACAACCTGACGTCCTTCTTTTGGATGAGCCGACAAACCATTTGGATCTTGAAGCAATCGAGTGGCTAGAAGGTTATATTCAGGAATACAAAGGGGCGATTTGGATCATCTCACACGATCGAACCTTTCTAGATCATACGGTTACGAGAATTATGGATTTGGAGCAAGGGGAACTGCTTCAATATGAAGGAAACTTCTCCTCATTTGTGAATCAGAAAGAAGAGTATCTGTTAGCAGAGTTTAAGGCTTACCAAGAACAGCAAAAGAAGATTAAGAAGATGAAAGAGGGGATTAAGCGTTTGCGTCAGTGGGCGAATGAAGCCAATCCCCCTAGTGAGAAGTTATTTCGTAAAGCCAAAAGCATGGAGAAGGCATTGGAGAAGATGGAGAAGAAAGAGAAACCTTTACTCGATGGGAAGCGCATGGGATTAAGTCTCGAGGCGAATGAACGAAGCGGGAATGATGTGCTAGTTGCTGACGCGGTACGGAAGCAGTACGTGGACCGACATGTGTTAGCAGGAGTTAGTCTTCACCTCCGTTATCAGGAACGTGTTGCGATTGTTGGGCGAAACGGAAGCGGCAAGACGACGCTTCTCCGATTACTGATGGAACAAGAGACTCCAGACCATGGAAGTGTCAAAGTCGGGAGTGGAATTCGCCTTGGTTATTTACCCCAGCATCCACTAAAGGAAGTGGATGGGAACTTGCGTATGATTGATTACTTCAGGGATCAAATATCTGTTGCAGAGGGGCAGGCTCGTCATATCTTAGCAGGCTTTATGTTCTTTGGGTATGCCGTGTTCAGGAAGATCGGACAGCTCAGCGGAGGAGAACAAATGCGTGTAAAGCTCGCCATTTTCATGCATCAGGGGGTGAACCTGCTGGTATTGGATGAGCCGACCAATCACCTGGATATTGAATCACAAGAAGTGTTAGAAGATGCGCTCCACCATTTTAATGGAACAGTGCTTGCTGTTTCGCATGACCGCTATTTCCTCAATCGTTGTTTTGATGAATGTGCATTTCTGGAGGAAGGGAAGTTGTACAGGTTCCATCGATCTTTCGATGAGGCGCGTGTGAAGCACGAGGAGAAGAGGTTCGGAAAGGAAATGGATAAGAAACAAAAGAAGCCAAGGAGGACTCAGGAAAAGAAGGCGAATGCAACTACTGATTTTGAAAGCATCATTGAATCATTAGAGAACGAACTGACCGCTTTAACAGAAAAGATGGCGGCTTCAGAGGACGTTGAGGTACTGATGGAGTTGCAGCAAGAAAAACAAACGCTAGAAAGCACGATAGAAGAGAAGTATGAGGAATGGTTGGGAAGTTGA
- a CDS encoding RAxF-45 family protein: MVHALMSTIDCQLLYIHRAQTHGFVADGTRMSFFSNRI; the protein is encoded by the coding sequence ATGGTACACGCTTTAATGAGCACGATTGATTGTCAATTATTATATATCCATCGTGCGCAAACTCATGGTTTTGTTGCTGACGGGACACGTATGTCCTTTTTTAGTAACAGAATATGA
- a CDS encoding helix-turn-helix transcriptional regulator, translated as MSKTSRLFEIMMYINKKRIFTVQEVADEFDLSSRTVKRYMDDLSVMGLPLYSEQGRGGGYRILDHNWASPVLFTKAESVSLFFAFQSLSHFSSLPFRAEVKNSLHKLYNHLTADAKAKVDSIENHVRFYSPNRNVETPFLEDILDCSIKKERIRIDYQSKGRDKTYEVFPLGIFAQDGLWYVPSFSYEKEKIILLRADRILSIESVSVDRERNMDLKDFFAYTPQYNQTTLRVFLSREGARQCSGNAVFQNHVKKVDEETWILEMEGPIEELLFQAPFFFRLGKDAKVVKPQALIDHLTSHAKEILSHYE; from the coding sequence ATGTCTAAAACCTCTCGTTTATTCGAGATTATGATGTATATCAATAAGAAAAGAATCTTCACGGTCCAAGAGGTAGCAGATGAATTTGATCTCTCATCTCGAACTGTGAAGCGTTATATGGATGATTTGAGTGTCATGGGGCTTCCTCTTTATTCTGAACAGGGAAGAGGAGGAGGATACCGGATTCTTGATCATAATTGGGCGTCACCAGTTCTTTTTACGAAAGCGGAATCTGTCTCGCTATTCTTTGCTTTTCAGTCCTTGTCTCATTTTAGTTCCCTTCCATTCCGAGCAGAGGTTAAGAATTCTTTACATAAACTGTATAACCATCTGACTGCTGATGCGAAGGCAAAAGTTGATTCGATCGAGAACCACGTACGCTTTTATTCCCCCAACCGTAATGTAGAAACACCCTTTCTTGAAGACATTCTCGACTGTAGTATTAAGAAGGAGCGGATCCGGATTGACTATCAATCAAAAGGGCGAGATAAAACGTATGAGGTGTTTCCGCTTGGGATTTTTGCGCAAGATGGCCTTTGGTATGTACCTTCTTTCTCCTATGAGAAAGAAAAGATCATTCTGCTTCGTGCGGACCGGATCCTTTCTATCGAATCAGTTAGTGTAGATAGGGAGCGGAATATGGATTTAAAGGATTTCTTCGCTTACACGCCTCAATATAATCAAACAACATTGCGCGTCTTTCTATCAAGAGAAGGAGCTAGACAGTGTAGCGGGAATGCTGTTTTTCAAAATCATGTTAAAAAAGTAGATGAAGAAACTTGGATACTTGAGATGGAAGGGCCTATAGAAGAGCTATTGTTCCAAGCTCCTTTCTTCTTTCGGTTAGGGAAGGATGCGAAGGTCGTGAAGCCTCAAGCGTTAATCGATCACCTTACGTCCCATGCTAAAGAAATCCTTTCTCACTATGAGTGA
- a CDS encoding dihydrofolate reductase family protein has translation MSRNVILYIATSLDGYIADKNGDVDWLHQFEGGSDFGYYDFYETIDTTVMGRKTYEHVLELVDEFPYKDKTNYVFSKTQHEGNAHVQLTKESPETFIRELKQQIGKDIWIVGGASLLKEFIAKDLIDEFKIFTMPILLGEGIPLFEAPLEEKKFSLREVKQHDDVVELIYHR, from the coding sequence ATGTCACGAAACGTCATATTATATATCGCAACGAGCTTAGACGGCTATATTGCTGACAAGAACGGTGATGTCGATTGGCTGCATCAGTTTGAAGGAGGCAGTGATTTCGGCTATTACGACTTTTACGAGACCATCGATACCACTGTGATGGGCCGGAAAACTTATGAGCATGTCTTAGAATTAGTAGATGAATTTCCATATAAGGACAAGACTAACTATGTTTTCTCCAAAACCCAACACGAGGGGAATGCACACGTTCAGCTTACCAAAGAATCTCCAGAAACGTTCATAAGAGAATTAAAACAACAAATAGGTAAAGATATTTGGATTGTAGGAGGGGCCTCCCTCTTAAAAGAATTCATAGCTAAAGATTTAATTGACGAATTTAAAATCTTTACTATGCCGATCCTTCTCGGTGAAGGAATTCCGCTTTTTGAAGCACCACTTGAGGAAAAGAAATTCTCATTAAGAGAGGTGAAACAACACGATGATGTCGTTGAGTTAATCTATCATAGATAA